CTGGTTGTTATCGGGCTGCTTATCGGCGGAATTCTGATTGGGAAAAGCTTGATTGAGAGTGCAAAAATTAATGCTCAGGTGAAGCAGTTTCAGCAGATGGATATCGCGGTCAGCCAGTTCAGAAGCAAATATAGGCAGCTCCCTGGCGACAGTAATCTTTTCCCTTCCAATTATAAAGCGGATAATGACGGGGCTATTGAAGGCTCAATCAACCATAATGGTCTGGGTGCGACTCAAAAAATTAACGGCGTTAATTACGCCGCTTTCTCAGTCCCTGCCGAAACAGCGCATTTCTGGTACCACATGTCTTTGTCAGGCGCTATTTCCAAGCAATACACCACATATGATTTTGCGGTGGGACCAGTTCCCGGCGTTAATAACCCGGCGGCAGAATTGGGAAGGAAAGGCTCGATTATATTAGCAGGCACTATCTCTTCTAATGCATTTGAAGTCCAGGCACCACCTGCGCATTACTGGGGGCTATGTCCCTCACAGACAGCACGCGCCCCAACAGCAACAGTGAACAGCGACCCCTGCAACTCTCACCCACATTTTTTCAATCCTACACATGCTGCAACTTATGCATCTGCCTATGCTATGACACCTGTTCAAGCACTTGCAATCGACTCTAAAATGGATGATGGGAAACCCTGGAAAGGCGACGTTCTTGGAATGGGCGCGCAGCTTGGTTATGCACCAGATGGTTCCAGTTGCACTTATGCCAGCGCAACAGCGAATCCGAATACTGACTATAACTTAAGTGCTGCAAAGGCGAATATTAATGGCTGCAATATTCAGATCAAAATGTTCAGTATTTCTGGTCGTTGACTATCGCGTCAAGGCTTCACTCACGCCTACTTTGTGCGGCGCTACCCATTCTAACGGGTTGGATCAAGTAACACCTCGCAGAGAAGCTCCGCACTGCCACCGCAAGCAACCCCACCATTCCTCGGCTCGTTTGTGGCAAGCCCTTCACTCTCCGCCTAATGGCCAGCTTGCTCCCCACCCTGCTCTTTGACCAAACCACGCCATGCAAGACAGCGACCATTTTGCCCACCTTCGCCCGCCTTTCTTATCGCCAGTCTTTGCATTGGCTAAAGTTCCGTCCGCCTCTGAATGACCGCCAAAACGATGGTACAAGCGTCTGGCCGAAATACCTGCACGGTCAATTCTTCTCATTTCCCCTCAATGGTCCCTCCTCTTGAGATTTTGAAAACGTAACATCCGTGCAGGACAGTCAATAACCTGCCCGCTCCAAGTGTCCGTGTTGGGCATGACAACATCCCGCTTAACCGTCTGTTCTTCACGTTTCCAATCCCATCGGGGAGTAACCAATCAAGGAGACAATCATGAAAAGAGCAGACAGACAAGTATATCAAACAACCATCGGCAGCATTAAAGTTGTTGTTGTCCGAAGAGAAACATATGGCATTACCCAACACATGATCAGACTTTTTTGCTCTTACGACCAAGGAAAGTCGTTTAGCGGCACAAGCACAATCTTGTTCACGCACACATCTGATGCCATTGAAGCCCTAGCGCGTGCATCTCGCTGGATCAGAAAGGAGGAGATCAGAATCTTTGCGTCTTAGCTAAATGTCTTCTGTCCTATGCCTGATCAAAGCCACGGCATCGAAGAGCCTTTGCTGCTCTAATGTGCCGAGGTACTCATTAGCAGATCTGGGCGGGCTTTTGAGGCTCGCCCGATGCTCGCGCATGATCTCGATGACCAAGTCTTGATTCGTCTCTAGCAGTCTCATCAGCAGCTCATCTGGCGTCCATATCTCCAGGTTATGGGTGCCCACAACCGACATCGGAAAATCAGCCAGGTTCCATGTAACAATGGCAGCAGCTTCACATTCAATTGCGGCCGCCAGAACATGACGGTCATCAACATCCGGCAGGGTGAGTGCCTCCATGTGCCGTTCATATCCACTCACGAGGCTGTCATGGGCGTGTTTGTT
The DNA window shown above is from Prosthecobacter fusiformis and carries:
- a CDS encoding prepilin-type N-terminal cleavage/methylation domain-containing protein; the protein is MQKHRLSRQGFTLVELSIVLVVIGLLIGGILIGKSLIESAKINAQVKQFQQMDIAVSQFRSKYRQLPGDSNLFPSNYKADNDGAIEGSINHNGLGATQKINGVNYAAFSVPAETAHFWYHMSLSGAISKQYTTYDFAVGPVPGVNNPAAELGRKGSIILAGTISSNAFEVQAPPAHYWGLCPSQTARAPTATVNSDPCNSHPHFFNPTHAATYASAYAMTPVQALAIDSKMDDGKPWKGDVLGMGAQLGYAPDGSSCTYASATANPNTDYNLSAAKANINGCNIQIKMFSISGR
- a CDS encoding PIN domain-containing protein, whose protein sequence is MTSAPVVVLDACVLYPAPLRDLFMRLAVYGMIQAKWSEKIHEEWITAVLRERQDLTREKLERTRELMNKHAHDSLVSGYERHMEALTLPDVDDRHVLAAAIECEAAAIVTWNLADFPMSVVGTHNLEIWTPDELLMRLLETNQDLVIEIMREHRASLKSPPRSANEYLGTLEQQRLFDAVALIRHRTEDI